The following nucleotide sequence is from Halodesulfovibrio sp. MK-HDV.
ATTTGAGATTATATTTGGGAGTTTGTATAGGGTGTTGCTTTAACATGAACAGGAGGGGGATATTGCCGCGTTAGGCGTAGTGTGGCGATATACAAAGCACATGGTTTTTACACGTTCTAGACTAATGAGACCTCATATGGCGTATTGAGGTGTGTTAGAGCCTGGTGTGACTCCTCGTAGCAATGTGTAGGGAGAGTTATGATGCGTTCAGAGTTAACTAAGATTGTCCATGAACTGGTGTTAAACAGTCCGATTCCAGCAAAAGCGCTCGCGAAAGAAATTGGCAAGCCGTATTCGACCTTGCTGCGCGAAGTTAATCCGTATGATGCCGGAGCTAAGTTGGGCGTTGAAACATTGATGGACATAATGAAGAAAACTGGAAACGTTGAACCATTAGAGTACATTGCTCAAGAAATGGGATTTGCGATTGTAGATCCAAAACTTATGGCAGAGCCGAGTGACACTGCTAATCTCG
It contains:
- a CDS encoding phage regulatory CII family protein — encoded protein: MRSELTKIVHELVLNSPIPAKALAKEIGKPYSTLLREVNPYDAGAKLGVETLMDIMKKTGNVEPLEYIAQEMGFAIVDPKLMAEPSDTANLAEIA